Proteins from one Leptospira wolffii serovar Khorat str. Khorat-H2 genomic window:
- a CDS encoding MBOAT family O-acyltransferase, with protein MNFTSLEFLFFFCVVFLVYWNISDRYKRIFLIFSSSVFYAFASWKFLFHLIAVVVINWFLTRYFLQSRFFLYLAVGFNVLNLAFFKYFYFFADLVGLFFGIPDFQNKAALDSLLGGFLHWPGFEVVLPLTISYYTFQLISLAVDKKKGTIQEEVTLFKVTSFIFLFPIMIAGPILRFSDVSSQFDSPKMEREDMIDGLWLVLFGLFKKSVVSILMSTSIFQVFAEPSAFSGGALLATVYFFAIYLYLDFSGLTDLARGMGKLLGFQLPQNFRAPFFFNGFGDFWRRWHLTFSFWIRDYLYIPLGGSRSGTLRTCVNYMLAFGLGGLWHGANLNYLLWGVLTGFYLSLERAFKDWNIKILPDIPYLKRGLVYLTVLNIYSISWILFFTPDFPSAVEAVARIFTWAQGLKFPNMEPCLFALGVAFLFHSAEEWPEKFRLSEKWKAVFLPIAWILVLLALPNGNADFFYGQF; from the coding sequence ATGAACTTTACTAGTTTAGAATTCCTATTTTTTTTCTGCGTCGTCTTCCTGGTATACTGGAATATTTCGGATCGTTATAAGAGAATCTTTCTGATTTTCAGTTCTTCCGTATTCTACGCATTCGCGTCCTGGAAATTCCTTTTTCATCTAATCGCTGTCGTTGTGATCAACTGGTTTCTGACCCGTTATTTCCTACAATCCCGATTCTTTCTCTATCTCGCGGTCGGGTTCAACGTTCTAAACCTGGCCTTTTTCAAGTACTTCTATTTCTTTGCGGACCTCGTAGGCTTATTCTTCGGGATCCCAGACTTTCAAAACAAGGCCGCTTTGGATTCCTTGCTGGGCGGGTTTTTGCATTGGCCGGGATTCGAAGTCGTTCTTCCTCTTACGATCAGTTATTATACTTTCCAGCTCATCTCCTTGGCGGTGGATAAGAAGAAGGGGACGATCCAGGAAGAAGTGACTCTTTTTAAGGTGACTTCCTTTATCTTTCTATTTCCGATCATGATCGCCGGTCCGATATTACGTTTTTCGGATGTATCTTCCCAATTCGATTCTCCGAAAATGGAGAGAGAGGATATGATAGACGGGCTTTGGCTTGTTCTTTTCGGACTATTCAAAAAGTCCGTCGTGTCCATCCTAATGTCCACTTCCATCTTCCAAGTATTCGCAGAACCTTCCGCATTCTCCGGAGGCGCATTGCTTGCCACGGTGTATTTCTTCGCAATATACCTTTATCTGGATTTTTCCGGTCTCACGGATCTGGCGAGGGGAATGGGTAAGCTTCTGGGATTCCAATTACCTCAGAACTTCAGGGCTCCTTTCTTCTTCAACGGTTTCGGAGATTTCTGGAGGCGTTGGCATTTGACCTTCTCTTTCTGGATTCGGGATTATCTTTATATTCCTTTGGGAGGTTCGCGTTCCGGAACTCTTAGGACCTGTGTAAATTATATGCTCGCTTTCGGACTCGGGGGACTCTGGCACGGAGCCAATTTGAATTATCTTCTTTGGGGAGTTTTGACCGGATTCTATCTTTCTTTGGAAAGGGCGTTTAAGGATTGGAATATTAAGATTCTGCCCGATATACCTTATTTAAAACGGGGACTCGTATATCTGACCGTATTGAATATCTATAGCATTTCTTGGATTCTTTTCTTCACTCCGGATTTTCCTTCCGCCGTGGAGGCGGTGGCTCGTATCTTCACCTGGGCCCAAGGATTGAAATTCCCGAATATGGAGCCGTGCTTGTTCGCTTTAGGGGTGGCATTCCTATTTCATTCCGCGGAGGAATGGCCGGAGAAATTTAGACTTTCGGAAAAATGGAAGGCCGTATTTTTGCCGATCGCTTGGATTTTGGTTTTATTGGCGTTGCCTAACGGAAACGCGGACTTCTTTTACGGACAATTTTAA
- a CDS encoding pseudouridine synthase: MSPKTDKNQSSDKEESPGIRINRYLADCGFGSRRKVEELVLSGKVRINGIPETDLSTRVRPGDQVTVSGKQASPNKRSIFLALNKPKGFLCSHGDRFHSHTVFELLPSKYSRLSIAGRLDLDSRGLLLLSDDGNWIQEITHPSEGQEKEYEVLLDKEIPFEETKTAFLKGIRDEGEILKAEKLFSSGRTEYSDRFRVVLKQGRKRQIKRMFSVLGARVEDLRRIRIGRILLEKLKIEEGKFVLLDPKDWRP, from the coding sequence TTGAGTCCGAAAACAGATAAAAATCAATCCTCCGATAAAGAAGAATCCCCCGGTATTCGGATCAACCGTTATCTAGCGGATTGCGGTTTCGGTTCCCGACGAAAAGTCGAAGAATTGGTATTGTCCGGAAAAGTTAGAATCAACGGAATTCCCGAAACCGATCTGAGCACCAGGGTTCGTCCGGGAGATCAGGTTACCGTCTCCGGAAAACAGGCCTCTCCCAATAAGAGGAGCATATTTCTCGCCTTGAACAAACCCAAAGGATTCCTTTGTTCTCACGGAGACAGGTTCCATTCTCATACAGTATTCGAACTACTGCCTTCCAAATATTCCCGGCTTTCCATTGCGGGGCGCTTGGATTTGGATTCTAGAGGATTGCTTTTACTTTCGGACGACGGAAATTGGATCCAAGAGATCACCCATCCTTCCGAGGGTCAGGAAAAAGAATACGAGGTTCTACTCGATAAAGAGATACCGTTTGAAGAAACAAAGACCGCTTTTTTGAAAGGGATACGCGACGAAGGAGAAATCCTGAAGGCGGAGAAATTATTCTCCTCAGGGAGAACGGAATATTCGGATAGATTCAGGGTGGTTCTGAAGCAGGGCAGAAAAAGACAAATCAAGAGAATGTTTTCCGTCCTGGGAGCGAGAGTAGAAGACTTAAGAAGGATTCGAATCGGAAGAATTCTACTCGAAAAATTGAAAATCGAAGAAGGCAAATTCGTTTTGCTGGATCCTAAAGACTGGAGACCATGA
- a CDS encoding radical SAM protein, giving the protein MNTSTIRPESSIALLEEMERKYKQIPFEAILKQDILRQGIHFLPESFQIGTDYKTKDYFIFSFDHIPLADMKEGTDSKAPEEIKISGGYFNLLPTVISTRNNPNSPYKVLRIPEGQKDEGKPGLYLGETFLGSLEYPPKPAWYRHKTKSGKLPGEIAPVIEWGYLIYLTVFRNCQYFGKEEECAYCDINHNYRQQKNAGRPYTGVKDVEDILEVLSWIDAEDEIAKVYTITGGSVITQLKKKNEIDFYLEYAQAIESRFPGRWMGKIVSQAWEIEDCQKFKDAGIQVYHPNYEVWEPELFRKICPGKESYIGRDTWIRRIVDSAEVFGPSYVIPNFVGGVELSQPWGFATVAEAIRSTGEGLDFFMSKGIMPRFTAWCPEPFTTLGTQPGPPLEYFCELLTVWKATFEKYNLPVPPGYGEPGPGKAVFSVSAFMDVIGYPGRQ; this is encoded by the coding sequence ATGAATACGAGTACGATCCGTCCCGAATCCTCCATCGCCCTTCTCGAGGAGATGGAGAGAAAGTACAAACAGATTCCTTTCGAAGCCATACTCAAACAGGATATCCTAAGACAAGGAATACATTTCCTGCCCGAATCCTTCCAGATCGGAACGGATTATAAAACGAAGGACTATTTCATTTTCTCTTTCGATCATATTCCTTTGGCGGACATGAAGGAAGGTACGGATTCCAAGGCCCCCGAAGAGATTAAGATCAGCGGAGGATACTTTAATCTTCTGCCCACGGTAATCTCCACTCGCAATAATCCCAATTCTCCTTATAAAGTGCTTCGCATCCCCGAAGGCCAGAAGGACGAAGGAAAGCCGGGACTCTATCTGGGAGAAACTTTTCTAGGAAGTTTGGAATATCCTCCTAAACCCGCATGGTATCGTCACAAAACCAAATCCGGAAAACTTCCGGGAGAAATCGCGCCGGTAATCGAATGGGGCTATCTGATTTATCTGACAGTCTTCCGAAATTGCCAATATTTCGGTAAGGAAGAAGAATGCGCTTACTGCGATATCAATCATAATTACAGACAACAAAAGAATGCCGGAAGACCTTATACCGGCGTAAAGGATGTGGAAGACATTCTGGAAGTTCTTTCCTGGATCGATGCGGAAGACGAGATCGCAAAAGTATATACGATCACCGGCGGTTCCGTCATCACCCAACTCAAGAAAAAGAACGAAATCGATTTTTATCTGGAATATGCTCAAGCAATCGAGTCCAGATTTCCGGGCCGTTGGATGGGTAAAATCGTTTCCCAGGCTTGGGAAATCGAAGACTGCCAAAAGTTCAAAGACGCGGGAATCCAAGTCTATCATCCTAATTATGAAGTCTGGGAACCCGAGCTATTCCGCAAAATCTGTCCGGGTAAGGAATCCTACATAGGAAGAGATACTTGGATTCGTAGAATCGTGGACTCCGCGGAAGTATTCGGACCTTCTTATGTGATCCCGAATTTCGTAGGTGGAGTGGAACTTTCCCAGCCTTGGGGATTTGCAACCGTCGCGGAAGCGATCCGATCCACCGGAGAAGGTTTGGACTTCTTCATGTCCAAGGGAATCATGCCTCGATTCACCGCTTGGTGCCCGGAGCCTTTCACCACATTAGGAACCCAGCCGGGACCGCCTTTGGAATATTTTTGCGAGCTACTAACGGTCTGGAAAGCTACATTCGAAAAATATAATTTGCCTGTTCCACCCGGTTACGGGGAACCCGGCCCGGGCAAGGCGGTCTTCTCCGTTTCCGCATTTATGGATGTGATCGGATATCCCGGAAGACAATAA
- a CDS encoding PQQ-dependent sugar dehydrogenase: MPRSYLRFSILILFFFYFVFSGPIDSKSAKKKAASVPSKKAQTWRDIEYNLVAGPYKEPTDLQFRPDEPETLVVLEKRGRIYSRNLKTQEARLVADFTGSVETRSEEGLLGLAFHPKFSENKLFYVNAVSKESGKDQTLILEFRWEEGKTLSWSDRKRILLRVDQPYSNHNAGQLSFGPDEKLYIGFGDGGAGGDPYRHGQNTSTFLSTLIRIEPNMEAEAPPYKIPSDNPFREKVGFLPEIWAYGFRNPWRFSFDSKTGNLFLADVGQDTWEEVDLVSKGGNYGWSVMEASHCFRPEKDCEKKGLRDPVLEYGRDLGRSVTGGYVYRGKNYPILEGWYIFGDFVSGNILGARLEPGKINSPRVLFKTSFQISTFGSDRAGELYFADFSSGNIFRFGKKIEIN; this comes from the coding sequence ATGCCTCGTTCCTATCTTCGTTTCTCCATTCTCATTCTATTCTTCTTCTACTTTGTTTTCTCAGGTCCGATCGATTCCAAGTCTGCGAAAAAGAAAGCTGCCTCCGTACCTTCCAAAAAGGCCCAGACTTGGCGAGATATTGAATACAATTTGGTGGCAGGTCCCTATAAGGAACCTACGGATCTGCAATTTCGTCCGGATGAGCCCGAGACTCTGGTCGTTTTGGAAAAAAGAGGAAGGATCTATAGTCGGAATCTAAAAACCCAGGAGGCTAGGCTCGTTGCAGACTTCACAGGCTCCGTTGAGACTAGATCGGAAGAAGGACTTCTAGGGTTGGCCTTCCATCCTAAATTCTCCGAAAACAAGCTATTTTATGTGAATGCGGTCTCCAAGGAATCCGGCAAGGACCAGACTCTGATTTTAGAATTTCGTTGGGAAGAAGGGAAGACTCTCTCTTGGTCCGACCGAAAGCGGATTCTACTCAGAGTAGATCAGCCTTATTCCAATCATAATGCGGGACAATTGAGTTTCGGTCCGGACGAAAAACTGTATATCGGATTCGGAGACGGCGGAGCGGGAGGGGACCCTTACCGGCATGGGCAAAACACCTCCACCTTCTTATCCACTCTTATCCGGATCGAACCCAATATGGAAGCCGAGGCGCCTCCGTATAAAATTCCTTCCGACAATCCGTTCCGGGAAAAGGTGGGATTTCTACCTGAAATCTGGGCCTACGGTTTCCGAAATCCTTGGAGATTCTCTTTCGATTCCAAAACTGGAAATTTATTTCTGGCCGATGTGGGTCAGGATACCTGGGAAGAAGTGGATCTGGTTTCGAAGGGAGGAAACTACGGATGGAGCGTTATGGAAGCTTCTCATTGCTTTCGTCCGGAAAAAGACTGTGAAAAGAAGGGACTCCGAGACCCGGTTTTGGAATACGGAAGGGATCTGGGGAGATCCGTCACCGGCGGATACGTATATCGGGGAAAAAATTATCCCATTTTGGAGGGATGGTACATTTTTGGGGATTTTGTTTCCGGAAATATCCTAGGAGCAAGGCTGGAACCGGGAAAAATCAACTCGCCCAGAGTTCTATTCAAGACTTCTTTCCAAATTAGCACATTTGGCTCGGATCGGGCGGGAGAGCTATATTTTGCCGATTTTAGTTCAGGAAATATCTTCCGTTTTGGAAAAAAAATTGAAATAAATTGA
- the lipA gene encoding lipoyl synthase, translated as MNPLKKKPRSSGYQPAPEKPDWLKVRLPFREKDSAVSFVRDSVEKGKLNTVCESASCPNLNHCWSRKTATYMLAGDICTRRCSYCDVAFGKPFALDPEEPLRVAESAKALSLNHIVITSVNRDDLPDGAAEHYKETVLLIRERLPECKIELLVPDFKEKEESLELIYSCRPDIFNHNLETVERLFPTVAPAKKYDRSLRVLEHASKRGFLTKSGLILGLGETIEEVERTMQDLRNSGVQMLTLGQYLQPTPSHLPVKDYIHPDIFRSLKEYGKSIGFKIVFAGPLVRSSYHADEQVPWQGN; from the coding sequence GTGAATCCACTCAAGAAAAAGCCCCGCTCCTCCGGATACCAACCCGCTCCCGAAAAACCGGACTGGTTGAAGGTTCGACTTCCTTTCCGAGAAAAGGACAGTGCGGTCTCTTTCGTGAGGGATTCCGTAGAAAAAGGCAAACTGAATACCGTTTGCGAGAGCGCATCTTGTCCGAATCTAAATCATTGTTGGTCTAGAAAAACGGCGACATATATGTTAGCGGGAGATATCTGTACGAGACGTTGCTCCTATTGCGACGTGGCTTTCGGCAAACCCTTCGCGTTGGATCCAGAAGAACCCTTAAGAGTTGCGGAATCCGCAAAGGCTCTTTCTCTCAATCATATCGTAATTACTTCCGTCAACCGGGACGATCTTCCGGACGGAGCCGCAGAACATTATAAGGAAACCGTACTTTTAATCCGAGAAAGACTTCCCGAATGTAAAATCGAACTCTTAGTCCCGGATTTCAAAGAGAAGGAAGAGAGTCTAGAACTCATATATTCTTGCCGGCCCGATATTTTTAATCATAATTTGGAAACGGTCGAAAGACTATTTCCTACGGTGGCTCCCGCGAAAAAATACGACCGTTCCTTAAGAGTTTTGGAACACGCATCCAAGAGAGGATTCTTAACAAAGAGCGGACTCATACTGGGACTCGGAGAAACCATAGAGGAAGTGGAAAGAACCATGCAGGATTTAAGAAATTCCGGAGTGCAAATGTTGACTCTGGGGCAATATCTGCAACCTACCCCTTCTCATTTACCCGTGAAGGATTATATCCATCCTGATATTTTCCGTTCCCTAAAAGAATACGGAAAAAGCATAGGTTTCAAAATCGTATTTGCCGGTCCTTTAGTCAGAAGTTCCTATCACGCCGACGAGCAAGTGCCGTGGCAAGGAAACTGA
- the fsa gene encoding fructose-6-phosphate aldolase produces the protein MELYLDTANVDEIKEIASYGLLDGVTTNPSLIAKSGRNFKDVIKEICAIVPGPVSAEVLATKHEDMLKEADELVQIAPNVVIKVPLIPEGLKTVVKLTEKGIPTNVTLCFSAPQALLAAKAGATYISPFIGRVDDTSWDGMELISEIREIYDNYGFETKILAASIRGPMHLKESALRGADCATMPISAYQQLFKHPLTDIGLEKFLEDAKKLKW, from the coding sequence GTGGAATTATATCTGGATACGGCAAACGTGGATGAGATCAAAGAGATCGCTTCCTACGGACTCTTGGACGGAGTCACCACCAACCCCTCCCTAATCGCTAAATCTGGTCGTAACTTTAAGGACGTAATCAAAGAGATCTGCGCCATCGTTCCGGGACCGGTCAGCGCCGAAGTCCTAGCTACCAAACATGAGGACATGTTAAAGGAAGCGGACGAACTAGTGCAAATCGCTCCCAACGTGGTCATCAAGGTGCCTTTGATTCCGGAAGGATTAAAGACCGTAGTCAAATTGACCGAGAAAGGAATTCCTACTAACGTTACTCTTTGCTTCTCCGCGCCCCAAGCTCTCTTAGCGGCAAAAGCGGGAGCCACCTATATCTCTCCTTTTATCGGCAGAGTGGACGACACTTCTTGGGACGGAATGGAACTCATCTCCGAGATCCGAGAAATCTACGACAACTACGGATTCGAAACCAAGATCCTTGCCGCCTCCATTCGAGGACCTATGCACTTGAAAGAATCCGCTCTCCGAGGAGCGGATTGCGCGACTATGCCGATTTCCGCATACCAGCAATTATTCAAGCACCCTCTGACGGATATAGGCTTGGAGAAATTTCTGGAAGACGCCAAGAAATTGAAATGGTAA
- a CDS encoding DUF1574 domain-containing protein encodes MKKKFIYIPFLFLIFVFFADKVFKLDFFKKSFYQEGNPVYYAQRRALFERMLKDETTRDKKFAVAFGDSRAYPYSSKTFPPQYQKDWVVYNFAGPQAVPAYGFYWFERMIQEGKKPDAVFYVVSPEAFDDSKGLMYEPFLRLGADDSFIARYWGVLSWADRFDILKERFFTIRKIKPGFKLFWSRLLSGNLNYYLPEHNHENLILEIGNGEQLAYAAANNNPDKLAKDALRLKSIYLSGFELGQTQFFFVEEFLKLAKENGVRVYLIWPKVYDGYRQGYFDLGLDKSWWPRIRELASKYGARAANMNELSSCSLYYDASHQSVICIEEQAKLLLEDYYSIRNLP; translated from the coding sequence ATGAAAAAGAAATTCATTTATATTCCGTTTCTATTCTTAATATTCGTCTTCTTTGCGGATAAGGTCTTTAAGCTGGATTTTTTCAAGAAGTCCTTTTACCAGGAAGGAAACCCGGTTTATTACGCGCAGAGAAGAGCCCTTTTCGAAAGGATGCTCAAAGACGAAACGACCAGGGATAAGAAATTCGCCGTAGCGTTCGGAGATTCCAGAGCCTATCCGTATTCTTCTAAAACCTTTCCTCCTCAGTATCAAAAGGACTGGGTGGTCTATAATTTTGCGGGTCCCCAAGCGGTTCCTGCCTACGGGTTCTACTGGTTCGAAAGAATGATCCAAGAGGGAAAGAAACCCGATGCGGTCTTTTATGTGGTTAGCCCCGAAGCTTTCGACGATTCCAAAGGGCTGATGTACGAGCCGTTTCTGAGACTCGGAGCCGACGATTCCTTTATAGCTAGATACTGGGGAGTCTTGTCCTGGGCCGATCGTTTCGACATTCTGAAGGAAAGATTTTTCACGATCCGAAAAATCAAACCCGGTTTTAAATTGTTCTGGTCCAGACTTCTTTCCGGAAATCTAAACTATTATCTACCCGAACACAATCATGAAAACCTAATCTTAGAGATAGGAAACGGGGAACAATTGGCCTACGCTGCCGCGAATAATAATCCGGACAAACTAGCCAAAGACGCCTTGAGATTGAAAAGCATCTATCTTTCCGGATTCGAGCTGGGGCAGACCCAATTTTTCTTCGTGGAAGAATTCCTGAAGCTCGCGAAAGAGAACGGAGTCCGTGTTTATTTGATTTGGCCGAAAGTGTATGACGGGTATCGACAAGGATACTTCGATCTAGGACTGGATAAAAGTTGGTGGCCTAGGATTCGGGAACTCGCTTCCAAATACGGAGCGAGGGCGGCGAATATGAACGAGTTAAGTTCTTGCAGCTTATATTACGACGCCTCTCACCAGAGTGTGATCTGCATAGAAGAGCAGGCCAAACTGTTATTAGAGGATTATTACTCGATTCGCAACCTACCTTAA
- a CDS encoding lipoprotein LipL45 produces MNKIISVASAVLLFGLLASGACKKPADNADSANAKQSEPTAIVVFSVGEAKVQHADLTEDKASLGTPLKQGDKLQTKANAKVDIQFADGSAVRVSENSELEFASLALNTQGNTDTRLSLVSGKVFAKVNKANKNDQFSVITPTAIAGVRGTSFVVDRTRKDRSVVKVLEGSVAVSPRVRALEGMSAEEIAANADLKKIKDSLDKSEVILEKDESSLVKASDKTFGEKEASKLNASLEKDIPKAVTKISGSGVSKSEEQEIRTIVTLDKDSADKLAKLSIDSGSGKVDQKTAADNEVERKKIEAEVAKRQAEEVKRFKNILVSAPKNLKTKQDLVNYYEKLEKIVLVNKTVLIGAIVDQQGSTMIVHTEDGIKKINQDEVQEVIYDFQTKSEN; encoded by the coding sequence ATGAATAAGATCATTTCCGTTGCATCAGCCGTCCTATTGTTCGGTTTGTTAGCATCCGGAGCTTGCAAAAAGCCTGCGGATAACGCGGATTCCGCGAACGCAAAACAGAGCGAACCTACGGCAATCGTAGTTTTTAGCGTAGGGGAAGCAAAAGTCCAACACGCAGATTTAACCGAAGACAAAGCTAGTTTAGGTACTCCTCTCAAACAAGGGGACAAACTCCAAACTAAAGCTAACGCAAAAGTGGATATCCAGTTTGCAGACGGGTCCGCTGTCCGCGTTTCGGAAAACTCCGAACTCGAATTCGCATCCTTGGCTCTGAATACCCAAGGAAATACCGATACAAGACTTTCTCTTGTTTCCGGTAAAGTTTTTGCTAAAGTCAATAAGGCTAATAAGAACGATCAGTTCTCCGTTATCACCCCGACTGCGATCGCAGGTGTTCGAGGAACTTCTTTCGTAGTCGATCGTACTAGAAAAGATAGATCCGTAGTAAAAGTTCTGGAAGGATCCGTGGCTGTTTCTCCGAGAGTTCGCGCTCTGGAAGGAATGAGTGCGGAAGAGATTGCCGCAAATGCGGATCTCAAGAAAATCAAAGATTCCTTGGATAAATCCGAAGTGATCCTGGAAAAGGACGAGTCTTCCCTAGTAAAAGCGTCGGACAAGACTTTCGGAGAAAAGGAAGCATCCAAATTGAACGCAAGTCTCGAAAAGGATATTCCTAAAGCGGTTACTAAGATTTCCGGTTCCGGAGTTTCCAAATCCGAAGAACAAGAGATCAGAACGATCGTGACTCTGGATAAGGATTCTGCAGACAAACTCGCAAAACTGAGCATCGATTCAGGAAGCGGTAAAGTCGATCAGAAGACTGCGGCAGACAACGAGGTCGAAAGGAAGAAAATCGAAGCTGAAGTTGCGAAACGCCAAGCTGAAGAGGTAAAACGTTTCAAAAACATTCTGGTTTCCGCTCCTAAGAACCTGAAAACCAAACAAGATCTCGTGAATTACTACGAGAAATTGGAAAAAATCGTATTGGTAAATAAGACCGTCTTGATCGGTGCGATCGTAGACCAACAAGGTTCTACTATGATCGTTCATACCGAAGACGGTATTAAGAAAATCAATCAGGACGAAGTGCAAGAAGTCATCTACGACTTCCAAACTAAATCCGAAAATTAA
- a CDS encoding TetR/AcrR family transcriptional regulator: MTLAISETQENILRLAADYASEYGLNDLSIGKLAASAKMSKAGLHGSFGSKMDLQLNTIRYAAEIFRQRVIGPAMELDTGPRRTLAFCRGWLEYIDRKVFPGGCFFTRVSMEGGSLADSVNKEIRKQFQSFRRFLSTELSKGIGHTKANRQSYILADQLLALVISYNWALHSIRNQDAARHIRDLLFDRFDLISKSN, translated from the coding sequence ATGACATTAGCGATCAGCGAAACCCAGGAAAATATACTTCGCTTGGCGGCGGATTACGCATCCGAATACGGATTGAACGATTTGAGTATCGGCAAACTCGCCGCCTCGGCTAAGATGAGTAAGGCGGGACTACACGGTTCCTTCGGATCCAAGATGGATCTACAACTGAATACAATCCGTTACGCTGCGGAAATCTTCAGACAAAGAGTGATAGGACCCGCAATGGAATTGGATACCGGCCCGAGAAGAACCCTCGCCTTCTGTCGAGGTTGGTTGGAGTATATAGATCGGAAGGTATTTCCCGGAGGTTGCTTCTTTACGAGAGTCTCTATGGAAGGAGGATCCTTGGCCGACAGCGTAAATAAGGAAATCCGTAAGCAATTCCAATCTTTCCGTCGATTTCTATCCACAGAATTATCCAAGGGTATCGGACATACGAAAGCTAATCGCCAGTCATATATTCTAGCGGATCAACTCTTGGCCCTCGTCATCAGTTATAATTGGGCTCTGCATTCCATACGAAATCAGGATGCGGCCAGACATATCAGAGATCTGCTATTCGATCGATTCGATCTGATTTCCAAAAGCAATTAA
- a CDS encoding TIGR00266 family protein, translating to MKYEILAKPDFPIVKLALDSGESIRAESGAMVAMSPQVKMETKAQGGIFESAKRALLSGESFFQNTFVAEGGTGELFLTSATQGDIEYRKLNNEELILSRGAYVAGSPALQIDSKWGGFKGFFSGEGLFFLKVGGTGDLFFSSFGAIHTVDVDGTYIVDTGHIVGFEAGLDFTITKVGGLKSLFLSGEGLVARFSGKGKLYIQTRNQSAFAAWADAWRRVQRSSSSGD from the coding sequence ATGAAATACGAAATATTAGCAAAACCTGATTTTCCAATCGTGAAGTTGGCCCTGGACTCCGGAGAATCGATCCGGGCCGAGTCCGGAGCCATGGTTGCGATGTCTCCTCAGGTAAAAATGGAGACCAAGGCGCAAGGCGGAATTTTCGAGTCCGCGAAAAGGGCGCTCTTAAGCGGCGAGTCTTTTTTCCAAAATACCTTTGTCGCGGAAGGAGGAACGGGCGAATTGTTTCTTACTTCCGCTACCCAAGGGGATATAGAATACAGAAAATTAAATAACGAAGAATTGATTCTGAGTCGAGGGGCGTATGTGGCGGGGAGCCCAGCATTGCAGATCGATAGCAAATGGGGAGGGTTCAAAGGATTTTTCTCGGGAGAAGGTTTGTTCTTCCTAAAAGTGGGAGGGACGGGGGATCTTTTCTTTTCCAGCTTCGGAGCGATACATACGGTGGATGTGGACGGAACCTATATCGTAGACACAGGCCATATAGTGGGATTCGAAGCAGGATTGGATTTCACGATCACTAAAGTAGGCGGTTTGAAATCTCTTTTTCTATCGGGAGAAGGGCTCGTCGCTCGATTCTCCGGAAAGGGAAAACTCTATATCCAAACTAGGAACCAAAGCGCCTTCGCAGCTTGGGCTGACGCTTGGAGAAGGGTCCAAAGATCCAGTTCCAGCGGAGATTGA